One Candidatus Acidulodesulfobacterium ferriphilum genomic window, ACCCCCCTATTCTGAACAACCCTAATCTCGAATTTTTGGTTACAAGCATAGGCCATGACGATTTTCTTGGCGCAACCGCCATCGGTATTGTTAAATCAGGGAAACTTAAGGTTATGGATCAGGTATATTTATATAATATTAAGGACGAGCTGGTTAAAGCGAGGCCGACAAAGATATTTTTATTTGACGGTCTCAAAAAACAAGAAACAAGCGAAATAAACGAAGGCGATATTGCCTTAGTAACAGGCCTTACAGGCGTCGGCGCTGGGGATTATATAGTAAAAGATAAGCCTGTATCCCCGCTGCAAAGAATAAAAATAGACGAGCCCGTTATTCTTGTTAATTTTATAGTTAATAAAAGCCCTTTTTCCGGAAGGGAGGGGAAACTTGTAACAACAAGGCAGTTAAGGGAAAGGCTTTATAAAGAGGCGCTGAATAATGTCGGGCTTAAGGTTTCAGACACAGGCGACGAAACAGTATTCGATGTTTACGGCAGAGGACTTTTACATTTATCCATTTTAATCGAAAAGATGAGGCGGGAAGGATTTGAATTTGCGCTGTCCAAGCCAAGGGGTGTTATAAAGGAGATTGACGGCAAAAAGATGGAGCCTTACGAACTTTTATATATAACTGTTAAAGACGAATTCACAGGAGCGATTTTAGAAAGACTTTCGTCTATGAAGGGCAACCTTATAGATATGACTAAAGACGATAAAGGAAATACCTATCTTGAGTTCGTTATACCTTCAAGGAGCATAATGGGGTTTCATAATGAATTCTTGACGCTTACCAAGGGTACGGGGACAATGAACCATAACTTTTATAAATTTGACGAATATGCCTTCGATATTTCCCCAAGAAAAAACGGCGTAATGATATCCATGGAAAACGGCGAGGCTAATTCATACGGTTTATTTAATCTACAGGATAGAGGCAGTCTTTTTGCGAGCCCTCAGGATGAGGTTTATGAAGGGATGGTAATAGGAATTCATTCGAAGCCGGGGGATATAACGGTCAATCCTTGCAAAAGAAAGCAGCTTACCAACATGAGGTCAAAGGCTTCCGATGAAATGATTACATTAACCCCGCCTATAAAACTTACTATAGAATATGCGCTTGAATTTATCGAAGATGATGAGCTTGTCGAATTTACCCCGAAATCTATCCGCTTACGAAAAAAACTACTGTCCGAAAGCGACCGTAAAAAAGGATCGAGGGGACTCCTTAAGGTATAAAGCGTAAAAAGAAGAGAAGGTGCTTTTAAAATGAGAGTTAAAATTTGCGCGGTGCAGATGTCTTCCTCGGCAGATAAGAATACATCGCTTAAAAAGGCAATAGATTTTTTATCTATGGCTTCAAAAAATAAAGCTAATATCGTCTGTTTTCCGGAGCTTTTTGCGACCAATTGGTTTCCGCAGGATATGGAAATAAATAAAATAGATGAAAATTTTAAATTAGCGGAGGATATCGGCGGAACGACTTTAGAGTTATTAAAAAAACAGGCAAAAAGTTTTGGTATGATTATTATTGCCCCATTTTTTGAAAAAAGGGGTGACAATTATTATAACAGCACAGCCGTCATAAGTGAAAATGGCGAGGTTTTGGGGGTTTACAGCAAGATTCATCTCCCCAATGTCGAATATTATTATGAAAAGTCATATTTTTCCAACGGGAAAGATATTCCTGTTTTTAATACCAAGTTTGGAACAATCGGCGTTCAGATGTGCTGGGATAATTTTTATCCCGAAGTTTCGCGAATTTTAGCCATTAAAGGAGCAGAGATTATTTTTGCCCCTACCGCCTCTGCTTTTAACACTAACAACAAATGGTTTTTATCCATTTCTGCAAACGCTTTTGTTAACGGGGTTTATATATTAAGAGTCAACAGGGTGGGCAGAGATAAAGCACTCGATTTTTATGGAAAATCGTTTTGCGTTTCTCCCGACGGAACTATTCTTGATGATTTTGCCGGACTTAATGAATGCGCCGTTATTTACAATATCGAAACAAAAGAGGTAGAAAGAGCCAGAAAGAATTGGCCTTTTATTAAGAACCGTTTCAACGAAGCATATAAAGATATTATATAATTTTCTATAATGTTGGAAGATATGCAATTAAACTGCGTAAATCTTAAAGATATTATTAACCCTGCCCCGCCGTTAAGCGAAGGTCTTGACAAAAACGAAGAACAAAATAAAGCCGGTTTAAACCGGACTGCCGAAACAACGCCGGATTCACAGCCTATACTGGATTACACTATTAAAGAGATGTTTAATATACATATGCAGGCTTCTCAAACAATATGGGACAAAAAGATGTTTGATGACGAGTTTAAAAGGCAAGGGTCCGGCTTTATCGTCTGTTACACAAACGACGAATATAAAAAATCGGATAAAACCGTCAGCAAAGCTTTTATCCACGCCGGAAATACGGATGATAATATAAATCTTAGCCTAAAATCCAAAATTATCGCGTTCTTTATTTTTTATACCGTTTTGGATGAAATGCATATCCTCGATATTACGGTTGCTAAAAATGAGCAATCGAAAGGAATCGGAACATTTATGCTGAATTATATCCTTAAAAAATATATAGATTTGGGTATAAAATATTTTTATCTGGAAGTAAGGGTGTCGAATGCCAGAGCGATAAATCTTTATAAAAAATTCGGCTTTAAAATATTTATGTTAAGAAAAGGTTATTATGACGACAACAAAGAGGACGCTTTATGTATGGTAAAGGAGGCCGTTTAAGAGATTTGGATAATTCGGACATTAATAATTCAAAAAGCAACGCCGTTCGTGATACGCTCATTATAAGCGAAAAGTGCGAAATAACGGTTAACCAAAAGATAAAAGATACCGAAGGAACCTATATTTTGAGGCTTAAAAACAGGTTCATAGCGTCAAATTATGGGCCAGGCCAGTTTGTTATGATTAAAATCAACAACGGCGACAACGGCTTTGATCCGTTATTAAGCAGGCCGTTTTCGATTTTTAACAAATTTAACGAGAATGAATTTGAGGTATTATACAGGGTTTGCGGAAGAGGAACCGGTATTTTAAGCAAAATCCCGAAGGGGAATTTTTTAAATGTAGTTGGTCCGCTGGGAAACGGATTTGATTTTAATACAGATTCGGAGAAAAATAAAATTCATGTTTTAATTGCAGGCGGCATAGGCATTGCTCCTTTATATCCCATTCCGGGGCATATACTTAATAATTACCGGTTTGACGAAATAAAAGCGGACGGCGGCTTAAACAATGAATATAACAACAATAAGAACGGCAAGAATAAGAAGGATAAGATAGTTTTATATTACGGCGCAAGGAAGGCGGAGGAGCTTTATTTCAGGTATAGCATCCATTCGAGGTTTGACGAGGTTTACTTTGCAACGGACGACGGATCGTTTGGATTTAAGGGAAGCGCAGTTGAATTACTGTTTCAAAATATCGGCGAATATTTAGGCGAAGATAAAGCGGAAGATTTTAATGTTTCGTTTTATGCATGCGGTCCCAAACCGATGCTTTCGGCATTAGCCGATAAGTTTGGGGAAGCCAAACTTTTAGAAAAATTACAGTTATCTTTGGAGGAAAGTTTCGGATGCGGCATAGGCGTTTGTCTTGGATGCGCGGTAAAGTGCAAGGATGCCGGCGGCGATGGTTCAAATTTTGCTTATAAAAGGGCTTGCCAGGACGGCCCTGTTTTTCATGCCGGCCAATTATACGGCTTTACCGGCAGCAAGGATGTTTTACAAACAGCTTTCCGAGAAAAAAATCATGGGCAAAATTTAAATGAAAATCAAAGTATAGACCTTTCGGTTAAACTTGGAAATTTAAAACTCGATTACCCTGTTATGCCGGCATCAGGGACATTCGGGTATGGCGAGGAGTTTATAAATGTTGTAGATTATACATATTTCGGAGCGCTTGTTACGAAAGGAATTTCGTTAAATCCGTCTAAAGGAAACGAAATGCCGAGAATTTGCGAGTCATCCTGCGGTTTAATTAATTCTATCGGGCTTCAAAATGTGGGCTTCGAAAGATTCAGGGATGAAAAACTATCATTTTTAAGGCATTTTAGCAAACCTGTAATTGTAAATTTTTTTGGAAAAAGTGTGGAGGAGTACGTTCTGCTTGCGGAAAAGTTATCGGGGCTTCAAGGAATTAGCGCTCTGGAGGCAAATATTTCATGTCCCAATATAAAAGAGGGCGGAAGGTCTTTCGGATCCGATCCTGAGATTGTTTATGAGCTGGTTTCATCCGTAAAGGAAGTTATGGGCGGCAAATTGCCTTTGATAGTAAAATTACCCCCTATGGTAAGCGACATCTCTTTGATTGCAGAGATTTGCGAGAAAGCGGGGGCGGATATTATATCCTTAATAAATACAATCCCTTCCGCTTCAATAGATATAAAAACCAAAAGTTTTAAATTAAGCAGGGGCTTCGGGGGTCTTTCGGGTCCCGCCGTTAAGCCCGTCGCCTTAAAACTTGTAAACGATGTTTATAACAGCGTAAGGATTCCCGTTATAGGAATGGGCGGAATAAGCTCGTGGGAAGATGCGGCGGAATTTTTTTTGGCCGGCGCTACGGCGGTTGCGGTAGGAACCTATTCGTTTATAAATCCTAAAATAATTCCGCAAATAGTCGAAGGACTTAAGGGATATTTAGCGGATAACGGGTTTAACGATATTTATGCTATAATCGGTCTTGCAAATAAAAATAAATAGAAATAATGAAATTAAATTCGAAACAAATTAATAAATAAACGATGGAAGCAGGGTG contains:
- the typA gene encoding translational GTPase TypA produces the protein MNYQEKIRNIAVVAHVDHGKTTLIDKMLKESVSKRDFEALPERAMDSDDLEKERGITILSKCTGIKFKDYRINIVDTPGHGDFGSEVERVLAMVDGVLLLVDAFDGPMPQTRFILKKCLEYNLKVVLVINKIDRPGARPKEVLEMVYDLFLELGGENINLNFPVIYSSAKEGYAIKDLDILPEDRYKDRLNPLFEAIVDFIPHPPILNNPNLEFLVTSIGHDDFLGATAIGIVKSGKLKVMDQVYLYNIKDELVKARPTKIFLFDGLKKQETSEINEGDIALVTGLTGVGAGDYIVKDKPVSPLQRIKIDEPVILVNFIVNKSPFSGREGKLVTTRQLRERLYKEALNNVGLKVSDTGDETVFDVYGRGLLHLSILIEKMRREGFEFALSKPRGVIKEIDGKKMEPYELLYITVKDEFTGAILERLSSMKGNLIDMTKDDKGNTYLEFVIPSRSIMGFHNEFLTLTKGTGTMNHNFYKFDEYAFDISPRKNGVMISMENGEANSYGLFNLQDRGSLFASPQDEVYEGMVIGIHSKPGDITVNPCKRKQLTNMRSKASDEMITLTPPIKLTIEYALEFIEDDELVEFTPKSIRLRKKLLSESDRKKGSRGLLKV
- a CDS encoding acyltransferase, which produces MRVKICAVQMSSSADKNTSLKKAIDFLSMASKNKANIVCFPELFATNWFPQDMEINKIDENFKLAEDIGGTTLELLKKQAKSFGMIIIAPFFEKRGDNYYNSTAVISENGEVLGVYSKIHLPNVEYYYEKSYFSNGKDIPVFNTKFGTIGVQMCWDNFYPEVSRILAIKGAEIIFAPTASAFNTNNKWFLSISANAFVNGVYILRVNRVGRDKALDFYGKSFCVSPDGTILDDFAGLNECAVIYNIETKEVERARKNWPFIKNRFNEAYKDII
- the rimI gene encoding ribosomal-protein-alanine N-acetyltransferase: MLEDMQLNCVNLKDIINPAPPLSEGLDKNEEQNKAGLNRTAETTPDSQPILDYTIKEMFNIHMQASQTIWDKKMFDDEFKRQGSGFIVCYTNDEYKKSDKTVSKAFIHAGNTDDNINLSLKSKIIAFFIFYTVLDEMHILDITVAKNEQSKGIGTFMLNYILKKYIDLGIKYFYLEVRVSNARAINLYKKFGFKIFMLRKGYYDDNKEDALCMVKEAV
- a CDS encoding dihydroorotate dehydrogenase; protein product: MYGKGGRLRDLDNSDINNSKSNAVRDTLIISEKCEITVNQKIKDTEGTYILRLKNRFIASNYGPGQFVMIKINNGDNGFDPLLSRPFSIFNKFNENEFEVLYRVCGRGTGILSKIPKGNFLNVVGPLGNGFDFNTDSEKNKIHVLIAGGIGIAPLYPIPGHILNNYRFDEIKADGGLNNEYNNNKNGKNKKDKIVLYYGARKAEELYFRYSIHSRFDEVYFATDDGSFGFKGSAVELLFQNIGEYLGEDKAEDFNVSFYACGPKPMLSALADKFGEAKLLEKLQLSLEESFGCGIGVCLGCAVKCKDAGGDGSNFAYKRACQDGPVFHAGQLYGFTGSKDVLQTAFREKNHGQNLNENQSIDLSVKLGNLKLDYPVMPASGTFGYGEEFINVVDYTYFGALVTKGISLNPSKGNEMPRICESSCGLINSIGLQNVGFERFRDEKLSFLRHFSKPVIVNFFGKSVEEYVLLAEKLSGLQGISALEANISCPNIKEGGRSFGSDPEIVYELVSSVKEVMGGKLPLIVKLPPMVSDISLIAEICEKAGADIISLINTIPSASIDIKTKSFKLSRGFGGLSGPAVKPVALKLVNDVYNSVRIPVIGMGGISSWEDAAEFFLAGATAVAVGTYSFINPKIIPQIVEGLKGYLADNGFNDIYAIIGLANKNK